AAGCTATGTCAATAAATGATTTAGGAAATCCACCCGGATTTCCTCGTCTTCGATAAGACACTCAGGCCTTTCGGCCTCAAAGCGGGCGATGAGATTTGAACTCACGACATTCACGTTGGCAACGTGACGCTCTACCCCTGAGCTACGCCCGCATAATCGCCCTATTACATAAACCAAAAAACACGTTTTGTAAAGAGTTTTTTCTCAAAAAACGCGTTTGATAAAGTCAGATTCTACTCTCCGAGAATCTGGACAATCACCTTGCGGCTGCGAGGGCCGTCAAACTCACAAAAATAAATCCCCTGCCAGGTTCCGAGAACCAGCCGGCCCTTTTCCAAAAGAATCCGCTCGCTGCACCCGACCAGAGAGGATTTGACGTGAGCATCGGAATTGCCTTCGGAATGCTGATAGCCGGCCCGATGCGCCGGGACCAGGGCCTCCAGCGTCAGGAGAATATCGTGCACGACATCCGGGTCAGCATTCTCGTTAATCGTAATGCCGGCCGTCGTATGCGGGGTATAAACCGTCACCTGTCCGCTTTGAATGCCGCTTTCGCGAACGACCTCGGCCACTTGTTCCGTAATGTCCGTCATCTCGCAGCGTCGCCGTGTGGAAATTCCAATCGTCTGCTGAACAATTTTCATAGCCTGCCTCGTTTGTCTTGTTTTCTGCCGACGGCTTTCTCCGGTTCCGTCACCTGCCGTTTCTAATCCAGAAAGTTCTCGTCAATACGGAATCACCGAAACAAGCCGAACATTGTTCGCCACCGGCAGCTGGTCATCCCGCTGCGGGGTCATCAGTTCAAACTCAAAAATATGATTGTAGCTGGGCAGTTCCACACCGCCGACATTCTGCA
This is a stretch of genomic DNA from Anaerohalosphaeraceae bacterium. It encodes these proteins:
- a CDS encoding secondary thiamine-phosphate synthase enzyme YjbQ, with translation MKIVQQTIGISTRRRCEMTDITEQVAEVVRESGIQSGQVTVYTPHTTAGITINENADPDVVHDILLTLEALVPAHRAGYQHSEGNSDAHVKSSLVGCSERILLEKGRLVLGTWQGIYFCEFDGPRSRKVIVQILGE